The Acidimicrobiales bacterium genome includes a window with the following:
- a CDS encoding glycine--tRNA ligase codes for MPPEDLMERVVNLCKRRGFVFPSAEIYGGFRSTYDYGPLGVLALRNVKDAWWRSMVQLRDDVVGIDAAILTSPKVWEASGHLTNFADPLVDCRNCNERWRADEIGGVCPNCGSKDLTEARAFNMMFKTHAGPVEDEGAVAYLRPETAQGMFLNFANVLQTTRKKPPFGIAQIGKSFRNEITPGNFVFRTREFEQMEMEYFVPPAEADTWFEYWCAERMAWYLGLGIPEDKLRLREHSAEELSHYSARTADIEFAFPWGWGELEGLANRTDFDLKAHSAASGERLEYFDQSTGERYFPYVIEPAAGATRAMMAFLLAAYDEDEVGGEHRTILRLHHRISPYSVTVLPLSKKETLTPVARKVLALCQPHFMCDYDETQSIGRRYRRQDEIGTPYCVTVDFETLDDMAVTIRERDSTDQVRVPIDGLVEELKTRLALT; via the coding sequence ATGCCGCCTGAGGACCTGATGGAACGCGTGGTGAACCTCTGCAAGCGCAGGGGCTTCGTGTTCCCGTCGGCCGAGATCTACGGAGGCTTCCGCTCCACCTACGACTACGGGCCTCTCGGCGTGCTCGCCCTCCGGAACGTGAAGGACGCCTGGTGGCGATCCATGGTCCAGCTGCGCGACGACGTCGTCGGGATCGATGCGGCCATCCTGACCAGTCCCAAGGTCTGGGAGGCCTCGGGCCACCTCACCAACTTCGCCGACCCGCTCGTCGACTGCCGCAACTGCAATGAGCGCTGGCGGGCGGACGAGATCGGCGGGGTGTGTCCCAACTGCGGCTCGAAGGATCTCACCGAGGCCCGCGCCTTCAACATGATGTTCAAGACCCACGCCGGTCCGGTGGAGGATGAAGGTGCGGTGGCGTACCTACGTCCGGAGACGGCCCAAGGCATGTTCCTGAACTTCGCCAACGTGCTTCAGACGACCCGGAAGAAGCCGCCCTTCGGTATCGCCCAGATCGGCAAGTCGTTCCGCAACGAGATCACCCCGGGGAACTTCGTCTTCCGCACCCGGGAGTTCGAGCAGATGGAGATGGAGTACTTCGTTCCTCCGGCGGAGGCCGACACCTGGTTCGAGTACTGGTGCGCCGAGCGGATGGCGTGGTACCTGGGCTTGGGCATCCCCGAGGACAAGCTGCGTCTCCGGGAGCACAGCGCCGAGGAGCTGTCCCATTACTCAGCCCGCACAGCCGATATCGAGTTCGCCTTTCCCTGGGGCTGGGGCGAGCTCGAGGGGCTCGCCAACCGCACCGACTTCGACCTGAAGGCGCACTCCGCCGCGTCGGGGGAGCGGCTGGAGTACTTCGACCAATCGACCGGGGAGCGCTACTTCCCGTATGTCATCGAGCCGGCCGCAGGCGCCACCCGGGCCATGATGGCCTTTCTCCTGGCCGCCTACGACGAGGACGAGGTCGGCGGCGAGCATCGAACGATTCTGCGTCTCCACCACCGCATCTCGCCCTACTCAGTGACCGTGCTCCCTCTGTCCAAGAAGGAGACACTGACGCCGGTGGCTCGCAAGGTGCTTGCTCTGTGCCAGCCGCACTTCATGTGCGACTACGACGAGACGCAGTCGATCGGACGCCGGTACCGCCGCCAGGACGAGATCGGCACGCCGTACTGCGTCACCGTTGACTTCGAGACCCTGGACGACATGGCCGTGACCATCCGGGAGCGGGACAGCACCGACCAGGTCCGGGTGCCGATCGACGGCCTGGTGGAGGAGCTGAAGACCCGGCTCGCCCTCACCTGA
- the uppS gene encoding polyprenyl diphosphate synthase, whose amino-acid sequence MELDGIDSRHLPVHVGCVMDGNGRWAQKRGLPRTEGHSAGEEALFDAVEGMLELGIGWFTVYAFSTENWRRPPDEVRYLMNFNQNLLVRRRDELNGKGVRIRFAGRRDWRVPRRLLRRIQESEALTRDNRRLTLTMAFNYGGRAEIVDAVRALVASGVSPSRVDERAIRAHLYYPDAPDPDLVIRTSGEFRISNFLLWQLAYSELVFSDVLWPDFRRQHLFEAVREFQRRDRRYGGVEA is encoded by the coding sequence GTGGAGCTAGACGGGATCGACAGCAGACACCTGCCGGTCCACGTCGGCTGCGTGATGGATGGCAACGGCCGGTGGGCCCAGAAGCGGGGCCTGCCCCGGACCGAGGGGCACAGCGCCGGCGAGGAGGCGCTCTTCGACGCCGTCGAGGGGATGCTGGAGCTCGGGATCGGGTGGTTCACGGTCTATGCCTTCTCCACCGAGAACTGGCGGCGGCCCCCGGACGAGGTCCGTTACCTGATGAATTTCAACCAGAACCTGCTCGTCCGTCGGCGGGACGAGCTCAACGGCAAGGGGGTTCGCATCCGCTTCGCCGGGCGCCGGGACTGGCGCGTGCCCCGTCGCCTCCTCCGTCGCATCCAGGAGTCCGAAGCCCTGACCCGCGACAACCGGCGCCTCACGCTCACCATGGCCTTCAACTACGGCGGCCGGGCCGAGATCGTCGACGCCGTTCGGGCTCTGGTCGCCTCCGGCGTGTCGCCCTCCCGAGTCGACGAACGGGCCATCCGAGCCCACCTCTACTACCCTGACGCGCCCGATCCCGACCTGGTGATCCGCACCTCTGGAGAGTTCAGGATCTCGAACTTCCTCTTGTGGCAGCTGGCCTACAGCGAGCTGGTGTTCAGCGATGTGCTGTGGCCCGACTTCCGCCGCCAGCATCTGTTCGAGGCGGTCCGGGAGTTCCAGCGGCGCGACCGACGGTACGGAGGAGTCGAGGCGTGA
- the ppdK gene encoding pyruvate, phosphate dikinase, translated as MAYVFNFDHKHRKPPMEMKDLLGGKGANLAEMTSVLELPVPPGFTITTDACRAYMAGGWPDGLTQEVDRALTKLEKAMGKHLGDPGDPLLVSVRSGAKFSMPGMMDTVLNLGLNDESVEGLAKQTSDERFAYDSYRRFIQMYGRIVLGLPGEDFDRLFDAAKELANTTSDADIPPELLRYLVTSFKQIVERSTGAPFPQDPSQQLRGAIEAVFGSWNGPRAVTYRNRERIPHDLGTAVNVQAMVFGNRDDNSGTGVGFTRDPATGAQGAYGDFLVNAQGEDVVAGIRNTEPLAALEGPFPRIYKELLAIFERLERHYRDMCDTEFTIDQGKLWMLQTRVGKRTGAAALKMAVDMTKDRRIKLTRAEAVGRIDGEHLDQVLHPRFASSDVAVLTSGLGASPGAAVGRVCFTADAAVAAAGRGEHVVLVRTETSPEDVHGMMAAEGILTARGGLVSHAAVVARGWGKPAVVGAEAVRISGGSFTVGGVRVAEGDFVSLDGTTGDVVLGEVPLTAASPPAEFAVLLGWADEIRRGRMGVRTNADTGADAANARSFGAEGIGLCRTEHMFLGDDRLPIVRRMILAATADEEDAALEELRVAQKADFASILQAMDGLPVTVRLLDPPLHEFLPNTDELLIKEATEGLSEQERLLYDAARAWKEVNPMLGTRGVRLGVIKPGLYAMQVRALMEAAAELAAGGGAPIVEIMIPLTVTREELALARSWVTKAVAEVVGDGPDGSSRDSGRGRRRRLEVSIGTMIETPRAALRADEIAEEADFFSFGTNDLTQMTFGFSRDDVEGRMMGDYLEKGLLPHNPFETVDAGGVGELVAIGVQRGRQTRPDLKVGVCGEHGGDPESIVVFARAGVDYVSCSPYRVPIARLAAAQAVLAADGQV; from the coding sequence ATGGCGTACGTCTTCAATTTCGACCACAAGCACCGCAAGCCGCCCATGGAGATGAAGGATCTCCTCGGCGGCAAGGGCGCCAACCTGGCCGAGATGACGTCGGTGCTGGAGCTCCCGGTGCCGCCCGGGTTCACCATCACCACCGACGCCTGCCGCGCCTACATGGCCGGCGGCTGGCCTGACGGGCTCACCCAGGAGGTGGACCGGGCGCTGACCAAGCTCGAGAAGGCCATGGGCAAGCACCTCGGCGACCCCGGAGACCCCCTCCTCGTGAGCGTGCGCTCGGGAGCCAAGTTCTCGATGCCCGGGATGATGGACACGGTGCTCAACCTCGGGCTGAACGACGAGTCGGTCGAGGGCCTGGCCAAGCAGACCAGCGACGAGCGCTTCGCCTACGACTCCTACCGGCGGTTCATCCAGATGTACGGGCGCATCGTGCTCGGGCTGCCCGGCGAGGACTTCGACCGGCTCTTCGACGCCGCCAAGGAGCTGGCCAACACCACCTCCGATGCCGACATCCCCCCCGAGCTTCTCCGCTACCTGGTGACCTCGTTCAAGCAGATCGTGGAGCGCTCCACCGGGGCGCCCTTCCCCCAGGACCCGAGCCAGCAGCTGCGGGGCGCCATCGAGGCGGTCTTCGGCTCGTGGAACGGACCTCGGGCCGTCACCTACCGCAACCGCGAGCGCATCCCTCACGATCTGGGCACCGCCGTCAACGTGCAGGCCATGGTCTTCGGCAACCGCGACGACAACTCCGGTACCGGCGTGGGCTTCACCAGGGACCCGGCCACGGGGGCGCAGGGCGCCTACGGCGACTTCCTCGTCAACGCCCAGGGCGAGGACGTGGTCGCCGGCATCCGCAACACCGAGCCGCTCGCCGCCCTGGAGGGCCCCTTCCCCCGGATCTACAAGGAGCTGCTGGCGATCTTCGAGCGCCTCGAGCGGCACTACCGCGACATGTGCGACACCGAGTTCACCATCGACCAGGGCAAGCTGTGGATGCTCCAGACGCGGGTGGGCAAGCGCACCGGGGCGGCGGCGCTCAAGATGGCGGTGGACATGACCAAGGATCGGCGCATCAAGCTGACCCGGGCCGAAGCGGTGGGACGCATCGATGGCGAGCACCTGGACCAGGTGCTCCATCCCCGGTTCGCTTCGAGCGACGTAGCCGTGCTGACGAGCGGCCTGGGGGCGTCGCCCGGCGCCGCGGTGGGACGGGTCTGCTTCACCGCCGACGCCGCCGTGGCCGCCGCCGGCCGGGGCGAGCACGTGGTTTTGGTGCGGACCGAGACCTCGCCGGAGGACGTCCACGGGATGATGGCCGCCGAGGGCATCCTCACCGCTCGCGGCGGGCTGGTCAGCCACGCCGCCGTGGTGGCCCGGGGTTGGGGCAAGCCCGCGGTCGTCGGCGCCGAAGCGGTGCGCATCTCAGGAGGCAGCTTCACGGTCGGCGGTGTGAGGGTGGCCGAGGGCGACTTCGTCTCCCTCGACGGCACCACGGGGGACGTGGTCCTGGGCGAGGTGCCTCTGACGGCGGCCTCGCCACCCGCCGAGTTCGCCGTGCTGTTGGGGTGGGCGGACGAGATCCGGCGGGGACGCATGGGCGTGCGGACCAACGCCGACACCGGAGCCGACGCCGCCAACGCCCGCAGCTTCGGCGCCGAGGGCATCGGGCTATGCCGGACCGAGCACATGTTCCTGGGCGACGACCGGCTCCCGATCGTGCGTCGCATGATCCTTGCCGCCACGGCGGACGAGGAGGACGCCGCCCTGGAGGAGCTCAGGGTGGCGCAGAAGGCCGACTTCGCCTCGATCCTCCAAGCCATGGACGGTCTCCCGGTGACAGTCCGGCTCCTCGACCCGCCACTGCACGAGTTCCTGCCCAACACCGACGAGCTGCTCATCAAGGAGGCGACCGAGGGACTCAGCGAGCAGGAGCGTCTGCTCTACGACGCCGCCCGGGCGTGGAAGGAGGTCAACCCCATGCTCGGCACCCGCGGCGTCCGTCTCGGGGTGATCAAGCCAGGCCTCTACGCCATGCAGGTGCGGGCTCTCATGGAGGCGGCGGCGGAGCTGGCGGCTGGCGGAGGGGCGCCCATCGTCGAGATCATGATCCCGCTGACGGTGACTCGTGAGGAGCTGGCGCTGGCCCGCTCTTGGGTCACCAAGGCGGTCGCCGAGGTGGTCGGTGACGGGCCTGACGGCTCGTCGCGCGACAGCGGCAGGGGAAGGCGGCGCCGGCTGGAGGTCTCGATCGGGACGATGATCGAGACGCCGAGGGCCGCACTGCGGGCCGACGAGATCGCCGAGGAGGCCGACTTCTTCTCCTTCGGGACCAACGACCTCACCCAGATGACGTTCGGCTTCAGCCGCGACGACGTCGAAGGGCGGATGATGGGCGACTACCTGGAGAAGGGCCTGCTTCCGCACAACCCGTTCGAGACCGTCGACGCCGGCGGCGTCGGCGAGCTGGTGGCCATCGGGGTGCAGCGCGGGCGACAGACCCGTCCCGACCTCAAGGTGGGCGTGTGTGGTGAGCACGGAGGCGACCCGGAATCGATCGTCGTCTTCGCCCGGGCGGGGGTCGACTATGTCAGTTGCTCCCCCTACCGGGTGCCCATCGCCCGCCTGGCTGCAGCCCAGGCCGTCCTGGCCGCTGACGGGCAGGTCTGA
- the recO gene encoding DNA repair protein RecO: protein MSLYRDQGVVLRTMRLGEADRIVTLVTADHGKVRAVVKGVRKTKSRFGARLEPLSHVALLCWQGRELDVVTQAEVLDHLRIVREDLSRLSRATAMLEAVDQVAQERQANPRLYEMLVGALRALATRDAPLVVPAFFWKLLALEGYQPLLDACAICDAVEPLVAFDLSEGGTLCRSCRRGVAVSPQALDLIRRILGGDLVGALDEPPGPATHEVEHLASRALEHHLERRLRALRMLERA from the coding sequence ATGAGCCTGTACCGGGACCAGGGGGTCGTGCTGCGCACGATGCGGCTCGGTGAGGCCGATCGCATCGTCACCCTGGTGACCGCCGACCACGGAAAGGTGCGGGCGGTCGTCAAGGGGGTGCGCAAGACCAAGAGCCGGTTCGGTGCCCGGCTGGAGCCCCTCAGCCACGTGGCCCTCTTGTGCTGGCAGGGTCGTGAGCTCGATGTCGTCACCCAGGCCGAGGTGCTCGACCACCTCCGCATCGTCCGGGAGGATCTGAGCCGGCTGTCCCGGGCGACCGCCATGCTCGAGGCCGTCGACCAGGTCGCCCAGGAGCGTCAGGCCAATCCCCGCCTGTACGAGATGCTCGTCGGCGCCCTGCGAGCCCTGGCGACACGCGACGCTCCCCTTGTCGTACCGGCCTTCTTCTGGAAGCTGTTGGCGTTGGAGGGATACCAGCCCCTACTCGATGCCTGCGCCATCTGCGACGCCGTAGAACCGCTCGTCGCCTTCGATCTGTCCGAGGGTGGGACGCTGTGCCGGTCCTGCCGGCGCGGTGTGGCCGTGAGCCCCCAGGCGCTGGATCTGATCCGTCGGATCCTCGGCGGCGACCTCGTTGGCGCCCTCGACGAGCCGCCGGGTCCAGCTACGCACGAGGTCGAGCACCTGGCGTCCCGAGCCCTCGAGCACCATCTCGAGCGCCGCTTACGCGCCCTGCGGATGCTCGAGCGGGCCTGA
- a CDS encoding LLM class F420-dependent oxidoreductase, with amino-acid sequence TAEQCGFDAFFRSDHYLHIPGVTGGTGEPGPTDAWITLAGLARETSRIRLGTLLSPVTFRLPGPLAICVAQVDIMSGGRVELGLGAGWYDGEHRAYGIPFPPLGERFERLEEQLAMVSGLWTTPLGERFSLQGRHYAVEDSPALPKPVQRPHPPIVLGGAGATRTPRLAAGYANEYNLPFHSAEDCQRQYERVRAACEQLGRDPAGLVRSAAVTVCCGSDEDEVVRRATAVGRDVAELRRNGATGTPTEVAERLRSYRDVGTDAVYLQILDVTDLDHLQLIAEEVVPQLGG; translated from the coding sequence ACGGCGGAGCAGTGCGGCTTCGATGCCTTCTTCCGCTCGGACCACTACCTGCACATCCCCGGGGTGACCGGGGGCACGGGTGAGCCGGGCCCGACCGATGCCTGGATCACGCTGGCCGGGCTGGCTCGGGAGACGAGCCGCATCCGACTGGGGACCCTGCTGTCTCCCGTGACGTTCCGGCTTCCCGGGCCGCTGGCCATCTGCGTCGCCCAGGTGGACATCATGAGCGGCGGGCGGGTGGAGCTCGGGCTCGGGGCGGGGTGGTACGACGGCGAGCATCGGGCCTACGGCATCCCCTTCCCGCCGCTCGGCGAGCGCTTCGAGCGGCTCGAGGAGCAGCTGGCGATGGTGTCGGGGCTCTGGACCACGCCGCTCGGCGAACGCTTCTCCCTCCAGGGTCGCCACTACGCCGTCGAGGACAGCCCCGCCCTCCCCAAGCCTGTCCAGCGGCCCCACCCGCCCATCGTCCTTGGTGGGGCAGGCGCCACGAGGACGCCCCGGCTGGCCGCCGGGTACGCCAACGAGTACAACCTGCCCTTCCACTCGGCCGAGGACTGCCAGCGTCAGTACGAGCGGGTCCGGGCGGCGTGCGAGCAACTGGGGCGTGATCCAGCAGGGCTCGTGCGATCGGCGGCGGTGACCGTGTGCTGCGGGTCGGACGAGGACGAGGTGGTCCGACGGGCGACGGCCGTGGGCCGCGACGTCGCTGAGCTGCGGCGCAACGGGGCGACCGGCACCCCGACCGAGGTGGCCGAGCGCCTGCGCTCCTATAGGGATGTGGGAACAGACGCCGTCTACCTCCAGATCTTGGACGTGACCGACCTCGACCACCTGCAGCTCATCGCCGAGGAGGTCGTGCCCCAGCTCGGGGGGTAG